A stretch of Sulfurimonas xiamenensis DNA encodes these proteins:
- a CDS encoding serine hydroxymethyltransferase, with protein sequence MSFISNASLEVADSEVFSIIEKELKRQTNHLEMIASENFTSPAVMQAMGSVFTNKYAEGYPYKRYYSGCEEADAVEQLAIERVCKIFGCAYANVQPHSGSQANAAVYAALLQAGDRILGMNLSDGGHLTHGSKPSFSGKNYSAFYYGVELDGRINYDKVLEIAKITQPKIIVCGASAYAREIDFKKFKEIADEVGAILFADIAHVAGLVAAKEHMSPFPYADVVTTTTHKTLRGPRGGVIMTNDEEIAKKINSAIFPGIQGGPLVHIIAAKAVAFKEVLDSSWREYAKQVKANAKVLERVLLERGFELVSGGTDNHLVLVSFLDKPFSGKDADTALADAGITVNKNTVPGEKRTPFITSGIRIGSPALTARGMREKEFEFIANKICDVLDNIEDKVLHAKINKELEELAGNFVIYNQSTY encoded by the coding sequence ATGAGCTTTATATCAAACGCAAGCTTGGAAGTTGCAGACAGTGAAGTTTTTTCAATTATTGAAAAAGAGCTAAAGAGACAAACCAATCACTTAGAGATGATTGCTAGTGAAAATTTTACAAGCCCGGCCGTTATGCAGGCTATGGGAAGTGTTTTTACTAACAAATATGCGGAAGGGTATCCATATAAAAGATACTATAGCGGTTGTGAGGAAGCTGACGCTGTTGAGCAGTTGGCGATTGAGAGGGTTTGTAAAATCTTTGGCTGTGCTTATGCCAATGTTCAGCCTCACTCAGGAAGTCAAGCAAATGCTGCTGTTTATGCGGCACTCCTTCAAGCAGGAGATAGAATTTTAGGTATGAATCTCTCTGATGGCGGACATTTAACTCATGGAAGCAAACCATCTTTTTCAGGTAAAAATTACTCTGCATTTTATTATGGCGTAGAGCTTGATGGAAGAATCAATTATGATAAAGTTTTAGAAATTGCAAAAATAACTCAACCAAAAATCATAGTTTGCGGTGCCAGCGCATACGCAAGAGAGATAGATTTTAAGAAATTTAAAGAGATAGCCGACGAGGTCGGTGCTATTTTATTTGCCGATATTGCGCATGTTGCAGGTCTTGTTGCTGCTAAGGAGCATATGAGTCCATTTCCTTATGCAGATGTTGTAACAACTACCACACATAAAACTCTAAGAGGTCCAAGAGGCGGTGTGATTATGACAAATGATGAGGAGATTGCTAAAAAAATCAACTCAGCCATTTTCCCCGGAATTCAAGGCGGACCGCTTGTCCACATTATAGCTGCGAAGGCAGTTGCATTTAAAGAGGTGCTAGATTCATCATGGAGAGAGTACGCAAAACAGGTAAAGGCAAATGCTAAAGTGCTTGAGAGAGTACTGCTTGAGAGAGGATTTGAACTTGTTTCGGGTGGAACGGATAATCATCTTGTTTTGGTCTCATTTTTAGACAAACCTTTCTCTGGTAAAGATGCAGATACAGCTTTAGCAGATGCGGGAATAACTGTAAATAAAAACACAGTTCCGGGAGAGAAGAGAACACCGTTTATAACCTCGGGTATCAGAATAGGAAGTCCTGCATTAACGGCAAGAGGCATGAGGGAAAAAGAGTTTGAGTTTATCGCAAATAAAATCTGCGATGTTTTAGATAATATTGAAGATAAAGTTCTCCATGCTAAAATAAACAAAGAGTTAGAAGAGTTAGCCGGGAATTTTGTGATTTACAATCAATCGACTTACTAA
- a CDS encoding NADH-quinone oxidoreductase subunit C yields the protein MRAYKPKDDVQKKAYYTDRFYVAPQVPKSPVESDEVFAKDLEAIKAKFKVIDAYIQVGQMVVFINPEDNYQVLELLRDECDYTQLTEMSAIDWLAKRGGFEVFYQMLSMNKRKRIRIKMFINKGEAVNSVEKLFRSADWSEREMFDMFGIEANGHPFMKRILMPYDWQGHPLLKTYPLQGDEFAAWYEVDKIYGKEARDAIGPELRDTAKVDRYDSERFSRLGFEVPKGTKITGNEARNEENYQEEGGVFMITKFDKKDSVVIDDPQR from the coding sequence ATGAGAGCTTATAAACCAAAAGACGATGTTCAGAAAAAAGCCTATTACACTGACAGATTTTATGTTGCACCGCAGGTACCAAAGTCACCTGTAGAGAGTGATGAGGTTTTCGCAAAAGATCTTGAAGCGATAAAAGCAAAATTTAAAGTTATCGATGCATATATACAAGTCGGTCAAATGGTTGTTTTCATTAATCCTGAAGATAACTATCAGGTTTTAGAGCTCTTAAGAGACGAGTGTGATTATACACAGCTTACAGAGATGAGTGCAATTGACTGGCTTGCAAAAAGAGGCGGTTTTGAAGTTTTTTATCAGATGCTAAGCATGAATAAGCGCAAACGCATTCGCATCAAAATGTTTATCAACAAAGGCGAGGCGGTAAATTCGGTTGAAAAACTCTTCCGCTCTGCTGACTGGTCAGAGAGAGAAATGTTTGATATGTTCGGTATCGAAGCAAACGGACATCCGTTTATGAAAAGAATTCTTATGCCTTACGATTGGCAGGGGCATCCGCTTTTAAAAACTTATCCATTGCAAGGTGATGAATTTGCAGCGTGGTATGAAGTTGACAAGATTTACGGCAAAGAAGCAAGAGATGCAATCGGGCCTGAACTTCGTGATACTGCAAAAGTAGACAGATATGACTCTGAGAGATTTTCGCGTTTAGGTTTTGAAGTTCCTAAAGGAACAAAAATTACGGGCAATGAAGCAAGAAACGAAGAAAATTACCAAGAAGAAGGTGGTGTTTTCATGATTACAAAATTTGATAAAAAAGATTCGGTCGTTATAGACGATCCTCAAAGATAG
- the nfo gene encoding deoxyribonuclease IV, with the protein MSNKFVGAHVSASGGVFNAVENAVEIGAKAFALFTKNQRQWSAKPLDNETIDKFKKALQESGILPRHVLPHDSYLINIGHPEADKREKSMDAFLDEVQRCEQLGLDRLNFHPGSHLKKISEDECMSKISEAMNITLEKTKGVSLVLENTAGQGSNLGWRFEHLAQIIDKIEDKSRVGVCIDTCHMFSAGYDIRTREAYDKTWSEFDKIIGFKYLMGMHINDSKAKFDSHVDRHHSLGKGEIGLDAFKFIMNDDRMNDIPLILETIDSTIWKDEIKLLYSFEN; encoded by the coding sequence ATGAGCAATAAGTTTGTAGGAGCACATGTAAGTGCAAGCGGCGGAGTTTTTAATGCAGTTGAAAATGCCGTTGAAATAGGGGCAAAAGCTTTTGCACTATTTACTAAAAACCAGAGACAATGGAGTGCAAAACCTCTTGATAATGAGACTATAGATAAGTTTAAAAAGGCTCTGCAAGAGAGCGGTATTTTGCCCCGTCATGTACTTCCGCACGACTCATATCTTATAAACATCGGCCATCCCGAAGCAGATAAAAGAGAAAAATCAATGGATGCTTTTTTGGATGAGGTACAAAGATGTGAGCAGCTTGGACTTGACAGGCTTAATTTTCATCCGGGAAGTCATCTAAAAAAGATAAGCGAAGATGAGTGTATGAGTAAAATTTCTGAGGCTATGAATATCACTCTTGAAAAAACAAAAGGTGTTAGTTTAGTGCTTGAAAACACTGCAGGACAAGGTAGTAATCTTGGTTGGAGATTTGAGCATTTGGCACAAATAATTGATAAAATAGAAGACAAAAGCCGTGTCGGAGTCTGTATAGATACTTGCCATATGTTTAGTGCAGGTTATGATATAAGAACAAGAGAAGCTTATGATAAAACATGGAGTGAATTTGATAAAATCATAGGATTTAAGTATTTGATGGGGATGCATATCAATGATTCAAAAGCAAAATTTGATTCGCATGTTGACAGACATCACTCTCTAGGCAAAGGTGAAATTGGACTTGATGCTTTTAAATTTATTATGAATGATGATAGAATGAACGATATTCCTCTTATACTTGAAACTATAGACAGTACTATTTGGAAAGATGAAATAAAATTGCTCTACTCTTTTGAAAATTGA
- a CDS encoding NAD(P)H-quinone oxidoreductase subunit 3, translated as MEHISTANPYFGVFVLFLLTFGAFTMTTIIARLASRALAAKNSEKIKLSVYECGPEVTKQPNRISPQFYLFALLFLLFDVEIVFMFPWAVDFKLLGWFGFAEMLMFILLLTIGFIYAWKKGALEWHNIK; from the coding sequence ATGGAGCATATTAGTACCGCAAATCCCTATTTTGGGGTATTTGTACTTTTTCTTCTAACATTTGGTGCATTTACAATGACTACGATTATTGCTCGTTTGGCAAGTCGTGCATTGGCAGCTAAAAACAGTGAAAAAATAAAATTGTCGGTTTATGAGTGTGGACCTGAAGTAACAAAACAGCCAAACAGAATCTCTCCGCAGTTTTATCTTTTTGCACTGCTTTTTTTACTTTTTGATGTAGAGATAGTCTTTATGTTCCCTTGGGCGGTTGATTTTAAACTGCTTGGATGGTTTGGTTTTGCCGAAATGTTAATGTTTATACTGCTTTTGACAATCGGTTTTATTTATGCATGGAAAAAAGGAGCGCTTGAATGGCACAACATAAAATAA
- a CDS encoding nucleoside deaminase: protein MNKFMREAVKEAFKGVEQNHGGPFGAVIVKEGKIISKAHNEVIKQNDPTLHAEINAIKKASKKLQTFDLSGCEIYITCMPCPMCMGAIRWANIKTVYYGATSKDADKIGFRDKEFYEKEFLELKNIDREECLKPFKAWSAKEDKILY, encoded by the coding sequence ATGAACAAATTTATGCGTGAAGCTGTAAAAGAGGCATTTAAAGGCGTAGAACAAAATCACGGCGGCCCTTTTGGAGCCGTAATAGTAAAAGAGGGCAAAATTATTTCAAAAGCTCACAATGAAGTTATAAAACAAAATGACCCGACTTTACATGCCGAGATAAATGCAATTAAAAAAGCTTCCAAAAAACTCCAAACTTTTGATTTAAGCGGATGCGAAATTTATATTACATGCATGCCGTGCCCTATGTGCATGGGAGCGATAAGATGGGCAAATATTAAAACAGTTTATTACGGAGCAACAAGTAAAGATGCAGATAAAATAGGTTTTAGAGACAAAGAGTTTTATGAAAAAGAGTTTTTAGAGTTAAAAAATATCGACAGAGAAGAGTGTCTAAAACCATTTAAAGCGTGGAGTGCAAAGGAAGATAAGATTCTCTACTAA
- a CDS encoding ATP-binding protein yields the protein METLIDFLETKNIENSMIFAQLKCSKEEAVLLQTLAKRYISGEEDVLTLDLLREIYGDEKYERIKHLQEVKLLLELGWLHQQSFTPIKISEVTPLELLNSSIGLSPSFLKLLQDGALESELPDIKPYSDHLEYLQDQFLRIDLYQKMSAIRQNVHEHSLGIDRTQAKLKLLEKRIDDRVAQTPGKLVLDKFFKQKKMDAKEQVIFLALLREEYSATDASLREMNTLIELISLDEYERIKNRSLLEDGSKLINEGIIDYEEMLNPFGGISRAFYIVDDVLQSIIHPQKSKKVRRIKLNTLVDEQDIFELVDPETSLEDVVLANDTQETLKNLMRQLDKEVVLRLIEWGVKDKKSGIDARIIFYGAAGTGKTMTAYSLAKSLKRQVLAFDCSKILSMYVGESEKNVRKIFDTFYDLCEKTKTEPILLLNEADQFLGARSSGANSGADQMHNQMQNIFLEQIEKFKGVLIATTNLLENIDKAFSRRFNYKIEFKKPNKEQRLSLWKKMLPLHAPYEEGFDLNELAEYSLTGGQISLIIKNTAYKVAVREEPVFSLKDFEHEIKKEKSASFDSEKLMGFINK from the coding sequence TTGGAAACATTAATCGACTTTTTAGAAACAAAAAATATAGAAAACTCTATGATTTTTGCACAATTAAAATGCAGTAAAGAAGAGGCAGTACTGCTGCAAACACTGGCAAAAAGATATATAAGCGGGGAGGAAGATGTTTTAACCCTTGATCTTTTACGAGAAATTTACGGCGATGAAAAGTATGAGAGAATAAAACATTTACAAGAGGTAAAACTTCTTTTAGAACTTGGCTGGCTGCATCAGCAGAGTTTTACACCCATAAAAATCTCCGAAGTCACACCCCTTGAGCTTTTAAATAGCTCAATAGGGCTCTCACCCTCGTTTTTGAAGCTGCTTCAAGATGGCGCATTAGAGAGTGAACTGCCGGATATTAAGCCCTATTCTGATCATCTTGAATATTTGCAGGATCAGTTTTTACGCATAGACCTTTATCAAAAAATGAGTGCAATCCGTCAAAATGTGCATGAACACTCTTTGGGAATAGACAGAACACAGGCAAAATTAAAGCTTTTGGAAAAACGCATAGATGACAGGGTCGCGCAGACTCCTGGAAAACTTGTGCTTGATAAATTTTTCAAACAAAAAAAGATGGACGCAAAAGAGCAGGTGATTTTTCTTGCACTTCTTCGTGAAGAGTACAGTGCCACGGATGCATCTTTGCGTGAGATGAACACGCTAATAGAGCTAATATCGCTTGATGAGTACGAGCGTATAAAAAACCGTTCGCTTTTAGAGGATGGCTCAAAGCTGATAAATGAGGGGATAATCGATTATGAAGAGATGCTAAATCCCTTTGGAGGAATCTCCAGAGCCTTTTATATTGTCGATGATGTTCTTCAAAGCATTATTCATCCTCAAAAGAGCAAAAAAGTACGCCGTATAAAATTAAATACTCTTGTAGATGAGCAGGATATCTTTGAGTTGGTTGATCCTGAAACTTCACTGGAAGATGTAGTGCTTGCAAATGATACACAAGAGACTCTTAAAAATCTTATGAGACAGCTTGACAAAGAGGTTGTTCTAAGACTTATAGAGTGGGGAGTCAAAGATAAAAAAAGTGGTATTGACGCAAGAATCATTTTTTACGGTGCGGCAGGAACTGGTAAAACCATGACGGCATATTCTCTCGCAAAGTCGCTCAAACGCCAGGTTTTGGCATTTGACTGTTCAAAGATTCTCTCTATGTATGTTGGCGAGAGTGAGAAAAATGTCCGCAAAATATTTGATACTTTTTATGATTTATGTGAAAAAACAAAAACAGAACCAATACTTTTGTTAAACGAGGCAGATCAGTTTTTAGGTGCGCGCTCAAGCGGTGCAAACAGCGGGGCTGACCAGATGCACAATCAAATGCAAAATATCTTTTTGGAGCAGATTGAGAAGTTTAAGGGCGTGCTTATTGCTACTACAAATCTTCTTGAAAACATTGATAAAGCATTCTCAAGACGCTTTAACTACAAGATAGAGTTTAAAAAACCAAACAAAGAACAGCGGCTCTCTCTTTGGAAAAAGATGCTTCCTTTGCATGCGCCATATGAAGAGGGTTTTGACCTAAACGAGCTTGCTGAATACTCTTTAACAGGCGGACAAATAAGCTTGATTATAAAAAATACCGCATATAAAGTAGCCGTAAGAGAGGAACCTGTTTTTTCTTTAAAAGATTTTGAACATGAGATAAAAAAAGAGAAGAGTGCAAGCTTTGACAGTGAAAAATTGATGGGATTTATAAATAAATAA
- a CDS encoding pyridoxamine 5'-phosphate oxidase family protein, producing MRHRTKTHLLSKEQIEALFLRAKVGRLGTFSQDAFPYILPMHFVYFEDKIYMHGLPRGKKIDNIAFNPNVCFEIDEMFSLLHEGVENPCDVNTAFNSIIANGTASIVTDFDEKKIALSKIIEKYTPHLADRDMPLKMINTTAVIRVDILTCVGRYYK from the coding sequence ATGAGACATAGAACTAAAACACACCTCTTAAGCAAAGAGCAAATAGAAGCGCTGTTTTTAAGAGCTAAAGTTGGACGACTTGGGACTTTTTCTCAAGACGCTTTTCCATATATATTGCCTATGCATTTTGTATATTTTGAAGATAAAATATATATGCATGGCTTGCCAAGGGGTAAAAAAATTGACAATATTGCGTTTAACCCGAATGTCTGTTTTGAGATAGATGAAATGTTCTCTTTGTTGCATGAAGGTGTTGAAAACCCTTGTGATGTAAACACGGCATTCAATAGCATTATCGCTAACGGCACGGCTTCAATTGTTACTGATTTTGATGAGAAAAAAATCGCTTTATCTAAAATCATAGAAAAATATACACCTCATTTGGCAGATAGAGATATGCCTCTTAAGATGATAAATACAACCGCTGTTATAAGAGTGGATATTTTAACATGTGTCGGAAGGTATTATAAATAA
- a CDS encoding SIMPL domain-containing protein has product MHFLKLLLLGLFTTVSFGYELKVNKIFEENLESDRMELHFSFIAKKKSAKETKALLHPAIATIKKHSQCKGGAYTLNPEYNYKSNERELLGFVARANFECSFKNIEEIEEIVTFFDKQKELELQQAPIKWVVDKESVNIAKMSLEIKAIRYAKEYAEILKKESVAQCSEKKVEIHTNSFIYRTSQTMFMSKNSIETPTKEPTLMSVNATYTFECQ; this is encoded by the coding sequence ATGCATTTTTTAAAACTTCTTCTTTTAGGTCTCTTTACTACGGTAAGTTTTGGATATGAACTAAAAGTCAATAAAATATTTGAGGAGAACTTAGAGAGTGATAGAATGGAACTTCACTTCTCGTTTATCGCAAAGAAAAAGAGCGCCAAAGAGACAAAAGCGCTTCTTCATCCCGCAATCGCAACTATCAAAAAACACTCGCAATGCAAAGGCGGAGCCTACACACTTAATCCTGAGTACAACTACAAATCGAATGAAAGAGAACTTTTGGGTTTTGTTGCAAGGGCAAATTTTGAGTGCAGCTTTAAAAATATAGAGGAGATAGAGGAGATTGTCACATTTTTTGATAAACAAAAAGAGTTGGAACTACAACAAGCGCCCATAAAATGGGTGGTTGACAAAGAGAGTGTGAATATCGCAAAAATGAGTTTGGAGATCAAAGCTATCCGTTACGCAAAAGAGTACGCAGAAATTTTGAAAAAAGAGAGCGTTGCGCAGTGCAGTGAAAAAAAAGTAGAAATCCACACAAACTCATTTATCTATCGCACATCTCAGACGATGTTTATGTCAAAAAACTCCATCGAGACACCTACAAAAGAACCGACACTCATGAGTGTTAATGCAACTTATACTTTTGAGTGTCAGTAA
- a CDS encoding NuoB/complex I 20 kDa subunit family protein, with amino-acid sequence MAQHKINYTQNGGLPVALTSIDKIVNWGRSNSLWALTYGLACCGIEMMASGASRYDFDRFGTIFRASPRQSDVMIVAGTLTKKHAEFIKRLYDQMTEPKWVISMGSCANTGGMFNTYATVQGVDRIIPVDLYLPGCAPRPETLQYGVMLLQKKIRANQASRAQKAKRLM; translated from the coding sequence ATGGCACAACATAAAATAAATTATACGCAAAACGGCGGTTTGCCGGTTGCCCTTACAAGTATTGATAAAATTGTAAACTGGGGGCGTTCAAACTCTTTGTGGGCGCTTACTTACGGTCTTGCTTGTTGCGGTATTGAGATGATGGCATCAGGTGCTTCAAGATATGACTTTGATCGTTTTGGAACCATCTTTAGAGCTTCTCCTCGTCAGTCAGATGTTATGATAGTCGCAGGAACGCTTACAAAAAAACATGCAGAGTTTATTAAAAGACTTTATGATCAAATGACAGAACCAAAATGGGTTATATCTATGGGTTCATGCGCAAATACAGGCGGTATGTTTAACACTTATGCAACCGTTCAAGGAGTCGATAGAATTATTCCTGTTGATTTATATCTTCCGGGATGTGCTCCTCGTCCAGAAACACTTCAATACGGCGTGATGCTGCTTCAGAAAAAGATTCGTGCAAATCAAGCATCAAGAGCACAAAAAGCTAAAAGGTTGATGTAA
- a CDS encoding sirohydrochlorin chelatase, which produces MDGYILLSHGSKVKASNEASFKVLEELRKNIQNIELAFLELAEPDFENAVKLLIKAGATSIKVLPLFLAPGKHVKEDIPSLREVCSKKYKIEITVLEHIGANSGYVKLIEDILLFGR; this is translated from the coding sequence ATGGATGGATATATACTTCTTTCACATGGAAGTAAAGTAAAAGCTTCAAATGAGGCAAGTTTTAAGGTTTTAGAAGAGCTTAGAAAAAATATTCAAAACATAGAGTTGGCTTTTTTGGAATTAGCTGAGCCTGATTTTGAAAATGCCGTAAAACTTCTCATAAAAGCCGGTGCAACCTCCATAAAAGTTTTACCTCTTTTTTTGGCTCCGGGAAAGCATGTAAAAGAAGATATTCCCTCTCTTCGTGAAGTATGCAGTAAAAAATATAAGATTGAGATTACTGTTTTAGAGCATATTGGGGCAAACAGCGGATATGTAAAGTTGATTGAAGATATCTTGTTATTTGGTAGATAG
- a CDS encoding bifunctional helix-turn-helix domain-containing protein/methylated-DNA--[protein]-cysteine S-methyltransferase, which produces MHTFNSNYIQIEKAIKYIDENFKKHPSIDEVAKNIGMSKYHFIRVFKEYVGVTPMQFLHSVTLNYAKEHIKESKSILESSLDIGLSSSSRLHELFVNLIGVTPKEWREKGRDVLITYGFGETPFGEALIGFTDKGICYLGFIDNNKNEIFNRFKELWENANLCFDEKAANEYLENIFIKNKKYSLFVKGTNLQINVWRALLNLPNGIVATYQDIANFLDKPKATRAVASAIGRNHIGYLIPCHRVIAKSGAMSGYRWGIERKKILIAYESLNKEK; this is translated from the coding sequence ATGCATACTTTTAACAGCAACTATATACAGATAGAAAAAGCAATCAAATATATTGATGAAAATTTCAAAAAGCACCCTTCAATTGATGAAGTCGCTAAAAATATCGGCATGAGCAAATACCACTTCATAAGAGTATTTAAAGAGTATGTAGGCGTTACTCCTATGCAGTTTTTACACAGCGTGACACTAAACTATGCAAAAGAGCATATAAAAGAGTCTAAGTCCATACTTGAGAGCAGCTTAGATATCGGGCTCTCAAGCTCAAGCCGACTGCATGAACTTTTTGTAAACCTAATCGGGGTAACTCCAAAAGAGTGGAGAGAAAAGGGCAGAGATGTTTTAATAACTTACGGATTTGGAGAAACTCCTTTTGGAGAGGCTTTGATAGGGTTTACGGACAAAGGTATCTGTTATTTGGGTTTTATTGATAATAATAAAAATGAGATTTTCAACAGATTTAAAGAACTTTGGGAAAATGCAAATCTCTGTTTCGATGAAAAAGCCGCAAATGAGTACTTAGAAAATATCTTCATAAAAAATAAAAAATACTCCCTATTTGTAAAGGGAACAAATCTTCAGATAAATGTCTGGAGGGCTCTTTTAAATCTGCCAAACGGGATAGTCGCAACCTACCAAGATATAGCAAACTTCCTAGATAAACCAAAAGCAACCAGAGCAGTAGCAAGTGCCATCGGAAGAAATCACATAGGATATTTAATTCCATGTCACAGAGTTATAGCTAAAAGCGGAGCCATGAGCGGTTATAGATGGGGAATTGAGCGTAAAAAGATACTGATTGCTTATGAGTCTTTAAACAAAGAAAAATAG
- a CDS encoding lysophospholipid acyltransferase family protein has translation MPVSVENYFAHNYPSFSKWPHLFRSGVVVFFKKLLHENEINDVLLKNKNLDAFDFIEFVLEYFNIDITINKNQISRIPSYGRVVIIANHPLGALDSLALLNVIKEVRKDVKIVASNFLSEFKNLDEVLIPIENIKGKMQRNSVEAIYEALNKEQVVIIFPSGEVSRAGFGGIKDTKWKKGFLKIAQNTKSPILPIFIDAKNSKTFYFLSMINKSFATATIPYEMFKHYNKNIAFTIGKTIPFESYYAPSIEISNRVKLLRKHFYKVAKKQKEIFKTYNGIALAENRQELKKELQNAKLIGETTDGKKIYLYINAENNVLIKEIGRLREISFRQVKEGSLKQRDIDDFDYCYEHIILWDEKDLEIVGSYRIVKANEMIDAFGVEGLYSSTLFEFKDEFDKYLTNSIELGRSFVQPKYWNSRALDYLWQGIGAYLQKNPDIRYMFGCVSISNQYNEDAIALLIYFYSNYFGSKIKIVKHKESYMMPESKKAMFDTLFFKNDYAKDIVILKQELQKIGYSIPTLYKQYSELCDEGGVEFLDFGRDKEFENCVDGFLVVDTYKIKEQKQRRYLGR, from the coding sequence ATGCCTGTGAGTGTAGAAAACTATTTTGCGCATAATTATCCATCTTTTTCAAAATGGCCACATCTTTTTCGCAGCGGAGTTGTTGTTTTTTTTAAAAAACTTCTTCATGAGAATGAGATAAATGATGTTTTACTAAAGAATAAAAATCTTGATGCATTTGATTTTATTGAGTTTGTGTTGGAGTATTTTAATATAGATATCACCATAAATAAAAATCAAATTTCAAGAATTCCATCATATGGCAGGGTTGTTATTATTGCAAATCATCCTTTAGGCGCACTTGATTCGCTTGCTCTTTTAAATGTTATAAAAGAGGTTAGAAAAGATGTGAAAATTGTTGCATCTAATTTTCTGTCGGAGTTTAAAAATTTGGATGAGGTGCTTATACCCATAGAAAATATAAAAGGCAAAATGCAGAGAAACTCTGTAGAGGCTATTTATGAAGCACTAAATAAAGAGCAGGTTGTTATTATATTTCCTTCCGGTGAAGTGAGCCGTGCAGGCTTTGGCGGCATAAAAGATACAAAATGGAAAAAAGGATTTTTAAAGATAGCCCAAAATACCAAGTCACCTATTTTACCTATTTTTATAGATGCAAAAAATTCAAAAACTTTTTATTTTCTCTCTATGATAAACAAATCTTTTGCTACTGCCACTATACCGTATGAGATGTTTAAGCATTATAATAAAAACATAGCTTTTACCATAGGCAAAACAATTCCTTTTGAGAGCTATTACGCCCCGAGCATTGAAATCTCAAACAGAGTTAAACTGCTTCGCAAACACTTTTATAAAGTTGCTAAAAAACAAAAAGAGATATTTAAAACATATAACGGCATTGCGCTTGCAGAAAATAGGCAGGAGCTAAAAAAAGAGCTTCAAAATGCCAAACTCATAGGCGAAACAACTGATGGCAAAAAAATATATCTTTATATAAATGCAGAAAATAATGTTTTAATCAAAGAGATAGGAAGATTGCGAGAGATTAGTTTTCGTCAGGTAAAAGAGGGGAGTTTAAAGCAAAGAGATATTGATGATTTTGACTATTGCTATGAGCATATTATTCTTTGGGATGAGAAAGATTTGGAGATTGTCGGATCATATCGCATTGTAAAAGCGAATGAAATGATTGACGCATTCGGTGTTGAGGGACTCTACTCCTCAACACTTTTTGAATTTAAAGATGAATTTGACAAATATTTAACAAATTCAATTGAATTAGGACGCAGTTTTGTACAGCCTAAATATTGGAATTCAAGAGCACTTGATTATCTATGGCAGGGAATCGGAGCGTATCTGCAAAAAAATCCGGATATAAGATATATGTTTGGCTGTGTTAGTATATCTAATCAATATAATGAAGATGCAATTGCGCTTTTAATCTACTTTTACAGTAACTATTTTGGTTCAAAGATAAAAATTGTAAAGCATAAAGAGAGTTATATGATGCCTGAATCAAAAAAAGCTATGTTTGATACACTGTTTTTTAAAAATGATTATGCAAAAGATATTGTTATTTTAAAACAGGAACTTCAAAAAATTGGGTATTCGATACCGACACTTTACAAACAGTATAGTGAGCTTTGTGATGAGGGCGGCGTTGAATTTTTGGATTTTGGCAGAGATAAAGAGTTTGAAAATTGTGTAGATGGTTTTTTAGTTGTGGATACATATAAAATTAAAGAACAAAAACAAAGACGCTACCTTGGCAGGTAG